The Vicia villosa cultivar HV-30 ecotype Madison, WI linkage group LG1, Vvil1.0, whole genome shotgun sequence genome includes a region encoding these proteins:
- the LOC131644182 gene encoding pentatricopeptide repeat-containing protein At3g04760, chloroplastic-like — protein MNLRLQPQQPPTTSSMTTFSTEFLSHTLNFRNHPNRTSRHSNPNFVTSSTPLLNEGNTNNRRTRINQERFRVNETRPKLDQNYHFRDTNLMKALDRSCKSGKYDESLYLLQQMVNRGYNPAVVLCTKLIKGFFISKKIEKAIQVLEILEKHGEPDVFAYNAVINGFCKSDRVDAANKVLDRMKKRGLAPDVVTYTILIGNLCGRSIDEAMKLFDEMLSRGLRPDAYTYTILLKSLLNEGKWEAGKSLMSDMLDKGCEPSSVTYNMLIGSLCRVGKTGEAENVLKNMKKRGLAPDVVTYTILLKSLLNEGKWEAGKSLMSDMLDKGCEPSSVTYNTLIGSLCRAGKIGEAESVLKNMKKRGLAPDVVTYTILIGNLCGRSIDEAMKLFDEMLSRGLRPDAYTYNILLKSLLNEGKWEAGKSLISDMSDKGCEPDSVTYNTLISAFCKEGKVNLAIEYLDNMISDGRLPDIDCYNLILASLRNSGQAGEALNIFEKLGKVGCPPNAISYHILFGALWSSGNKIGALRMILEMLSKGIDPDEFIYNSLISYLCRDGLMDQAIELLVDMMESRKFQPTVINYNAVILGLCKAQRVIDAIEVLAAMNQRGCLPNETTYRLLIQGIGFGGWRNDAMELANSLVNMGAISKDSFKGLNKTFHAIDAHKELAVSE, from the exons ATGAATCTCCGACTACAACCGCAACAACCACCGACAACATCATCAATGACAACATTTTCAACTGAATTCTTGTCACACACTCTCAATTTCAGAAACCATCCAAACCGCACTTCTCGCCATTCAAACCCCAACTTCGTCACTTCCTCAACCCCACTTCTAAACGAAGGCAACACCAACAACCGAAGAACAAGAATCAACCAAGAACGATTCAGGGTCAATGAAACAAGGCCCAAACTTGATCAAAATTACCATTTTCGAGACACCAATTTAATGAAAGCTCTCGACAGGTCATGCAAATCAGGTAAGTACGATGAGTCTCTCTACTTACTTCAGCAAATGGTTAATAGGGGTTATAATCCTGCTGTTGTTCTCTGCACAAAATtgattaag ggtTTTTTCATTTCTAAGAAAATCGAGAAAGCTATTCAGGTTTTGGAGATTTTGGAGAAGCACGGTGAGCCTGATGTTTTTGCTTATAATGCTGTTATAAACGGGTTTTGTAAATCTGATAGAGTTGATGCTGCCAATAAGGTGCTTGATAGAATGAAAAAGAGAGGTTTGGCTCCTGATGTTGTTACTTATACTATTCTTATTGGGAATCTTTGTGGGAGGAGTATTGATGAAGCTATGAAGCTTTTTGATGAGATGTTGTCGAGAGGGCTTCGACCTGATGCATATACTTATACTATTCTGTTGAAGAGTCTTTTGAATGAAGGGAAATGGGAAGCGGGAAAGAGTTTGATGTCGGATATGTTGGATAAAGGTTGTGAGCCGAGTTCTGTGACATACAACATGTTGATTGGCTCGCTTTGTCGTGTTGGTAAAACTGGCGAGGCTGAGAATGTATTGAAGAATATGAAGAAGAGAGGTTTGGCTCCTGATGTTGTTACTTATACTATTCTGTTGAAGAGTCTTTTGAATGAAGGGAAATGGGAAGCAGGGAAGAGTTTGATGTCGGATATGTTGGATAAAGGTTGTGAGCCGAGTTCTGTGACATACAACACGTTGATTGGCTCGCTTTGTCGTGCTGGTAAAATTGGTGAGGCTGAGAGTGTATTGAAGAATATGAAGAAGAGAGGTTTGGCTCCTGATGTTGTTACTTATACTATTCTTATTGGGAATCTTTGTGGGAGGAGTATTGATGAAGCTATGAAGCTTTTTGATGAGATGTTGTCGAGAGGGCTTCGACCTGATGCATATACTTATAATATTCTGTTGAAGAGTCTTTTGAATGAAGGGAAATGGGAAGCGGGGAAGAGTTTGATATCGGATATGTCGGATAAAGGTTGTGAGCCGGATTCTGTGACATACAACACGTTGATTTCTGCTttttgcaaagaaggaaaagtaaATTTGGCTATAGAGTATTTGGATAACATGATATCAGATGGTCGTTTGCCTGATATTGATTGCTATAACTTGATCTTGGCTTCTCTGCGTAACAGTGGACAAGCTGGTGAGGCTTTGAACATCTTTGAGAAGCTCGGTAAAGTGGGTTGTCCTCCAAATGCAATTTCTTATCATATATTGTTTGGTGCACTGTGGAGCAGCGGCAATAAAATTGGAGCGTTACGGATGATTTTGGAGATGTTAAGCAAAGGCATTGATCCTGATGAGTTCATCTATAATTCACTTATTTCTTACTTGTGCAGAGATGGATTGATGGATCAGGCAATTGAGTTGCTGGTTGACATGATGGAGAGTCGCAAGTTTCAGCCTACTGTTATTAATTACAATGCTGTTATTCTTGGATTGTGCAAGGCGCAAAGAGTCATAGATGCTATTGAGGTGCTTGCTGCTATGAATCAGAGAGGATGCTTGCCAAATGAAACAACCTACAGATTGTTGATTCAAGGGATTGGGTTTGGAGGATGGCGAAATGATGCGATGGAGTTGGCTAACTCACTTGTTAACATGGGTGCTATATCGAAAGATTCATTCAAAGGTTTGAACAAAACGTTTCATGCGATTGATGCGCACAAAGAGCTTGCAGTATCAGAATGA
- the LOC131644183 gene encoding pentatricopeptide repeat-containing protein At1g08610, producing MSYTASFQTKSFNFHSWNDLHELNNQGSCVFGATSNLSSRKKMSILHQISLFSTNRCCSSWKGLRCRSLNATVLSDRVDGVGHGVSGFESYTGKRRKSSERVDSVESLNSSTSSSKGLYVRSDETANNKTLETHCNNGKLTAAAIVVETMARKSQIPHFPSCTNLIRGLINNGYVDKACKIMNIMVMSGGVPDTITFNMVIGSQCKKGNLKSALELLEDMSLSGCFPDAITYNTIIRCIFDKGDSNFAVSFWKDQLRKGFPPYSMTYTLLIELVCRHCGASQALEVLEDMAKDCCYPDINMYNFLVSFSSKQGNYKDTALVISNLLSRGMQPDVVTYNMLMHSLSIHGHSDVVDDILKIMNETSISPSVFTYNILLSSSCKSGFLDRSISLYIKMISENCSPDIVTYNTLLNALCIEGFIDESIQLLRYLSGTNCPPGLVTYNIVIDGLARKRSTKAAQEMYGEMVQKGIQPDAITHRSLIGALCRVYRFEEAVKLLKVMYTKRQTIQKDVYRCVIPGLCKQKKLDIAIQALELMVKCPCKPNGKIYYSLIKSLANGGMVKEASVLHQKLIEWKILKEDSFDLV from the coding sequence ATGAGTTACACAGCTTCTTTCCAAACCAAGAGTTTCAACTTTCACTCTTGGAATGATCTGCATGAACTTAACAATCAAGGGAGTTGTGTTTTTGGCGCGACTTCTAATCTTAGCTCAAGGAAAAAGATGTCTATATTGCATCAGATTTCTCTCTTTTCTACTAATAGATGTTGCTCGTCTTGGAAAGGATTGCGGTGTAGAAGTTTAAATGCTACCGTTTTAAGTGATAGAGTGGATGGAGTTGGCCATGGGGTTTCTGGCTTTGAGAGTTATACTGGAAAAAGGAGAAAATCTAGTGAACGAGTGGATTCAGTTGAGTCTCTCAACTCTTCAACTTCGTCATCAAAGGGATTGTATGTTAGAAGTGATGAGACTGCCAACAATAAGACTCTTGAGACGCATTGCAATAATGGAAAGTTAACGGCTGCAGCAATAGTGGTTGAGACTATGGCACGAAAAAGCCAAATACCTCATTTTCCTTCTTGCACGAATTTGATACGAGGTTTAATCAATAATGGTTATGTAGACAAAGCTTGCAAAATCATGAATATAATGGTTATGTCTGGCGGTGTTCCTGATACAATTACATTCAACATGGTTATTGGAAGTCAATGTAAAAAAGGTAATTTGAAATCCGCTCTTGAATTGCTTGAAGATATGAGTTTGAGTGGATGCTTCCCAGATGCGATTACTTATAATACAATAATTCGTTGCATATTTGATAAAGGGGATTCTAATTTTGCGGTTAGTTTTTGGAAGGATCAGTTGAGAAAAGGGTTCCCTCCTTATTCGATGACCTATACACTCCTTATTGAGCTGGTTTGTAGACATTGTGGGGCTTCTCAAGCCCTTGAAGTATTGGAAGATATGGCAAAGGATTGTTGCTATCCCGATATCAATATGTACAATTTTCTTGTAAGTTTTAGTTCTAAACAAGGGAATTATAAAGATACTGCTTTGGTCATTTCCAATCTTTTATCCCGTGGGATGCAACCGGATGTTGTGACATACAATATGCTTATGCACTCTCTTAGTATCCATGGGCATTCAGATGTGGTTGACGATATTTTGAAGATTATGAATGAGACTTCCATTTCACCTTCAGTTTTTACTTACAATATTCTGTTGAGTAGTTCATGTAAATCTGGATTCCTGGATCGTTCCATAAGCTTATACATCAAAATGATTTCTGAGAACTGTTCACCAGACATTGTAACTTACAATACTCTTCTGAATGCGTTATGTATAGAAGGATTTATAGACGAGAGCATTCAATTACTTCGCTATTTGTCCGGTACTAACTGTCCTCCTGGATTGGTCACTTATAACATAGTAATTGATGGGTTGGCTAGAAAGAGATCTACAAAAGCAGCCCAAGAAATGTATGGGGAAATGGTGCAAAAAGGAATTCAACCAGATGCTATTACCCACCGTTCTTTGATAGGGGCTCTGTGCCGGGTATATCGATTTGAAGAAGCAGTGAAGCTATTGAAAGTGATGTATACaaaaagacaaacgattcaaaagGATGTGTATAGATGTGTTATCCCAGGATTATGTAAGCAAAAGAAGCTTGATATCGCGATTCAAGCTCTAGAATTAATGGTGAAATGTCCATGCAAGCCGAatggaaaaatatattattctttAATTAAGTCTCTTGCTAATGGGGGTATGGTAAAAGAGGCTAGCGTTTTGCATCAGAAGTTGATCGAATGGAAGATTCTAAAAGAGGACTCGTTTGATTTAGTTTGA
- the LOC131644181 gene encoding uncharacterized protein LOC131644181, whose protein sequence is MTTPSSSSSSQPPYAYSNAPYFPVPFHLQQPATTTHYAAPYVAAPTVQLPPPPVVGPVPPPSAYSVPQYQAQQLFERDAQIITPEALENVKAAIASSDVEHKAETKKKAVPRKAAGQAWEDPILAEWPEDDYRLFCGDLGNEVNDDVLSKAFTRFPSFNMARVVRDKRTGKTKGYGFISFANPADLAAALKEMNGKYVGNRPIKLRKSKWRERTDYDALEKQKNHIQKKPKMSRKSILHK, encoded by the exons ATGACGacaccatcttcttcctcatcctctCAACCTCCATACGCATATTCCAACGCTCCTTACTTTCCCGTTCCCTTTCACCTTCAACAACCCGCAACCACCACTCACTACGCCGCACCGTACGTTGCCGCCCCTACCGTGCAGCTTCCTCCGCCACCAGTAGTTGGTCCCGTTCCCCCTCCGTCTGCTTACTCCGTGCCGCAGTATCAG GCACAGCAGTTATTTGAGAGGGATGCGCAAATAATTACGCCGGAGGCTCTTGAGAATGTGAAGGCAGCGATTGCGAGTAGCGATGTTGAGCATAAAGCTGAGACGAAAAAGAAAGCTGTTCCTAGGAAAGCTGCTGGACAAGCTTGGGAGGATCCTATACTTGCAGAGTGGCCTGAAG ATGATTACCGACTCTTCTGTGGTGATCTTGGTAATGAAGTCAATGACGATGTTCTTTCGAAGGCATTCACAAGATTCCCTTCCTTTAACATGGCAAGA GTTGTTAGAGATAAGCGAACTGGAAAAACAAAGGGCTATGGGTTTATAAGCTTTGCCAACCCTGCTGACCTTGCTGCTGCTCTTAAAGAAATGAATG GTAAATATGTCGGAAACCGGCCAATAAAACTACGCAAGAGTAAGTGGAGGGAGAGAACTGATTATGATGCACTGGAGAAACAGAAG AACCATATTCAGAAGAAACCAAAAATGTCAAGGAAGAGTATCCTTCACAAGTGA
- the LOC131653873 gene encoding uncharacterized protein LOC131653873, with product MIISSATDDVVEAREICKECSITFNGRRFVIDLICLPLKKIDVVLGMDWLSANSVYIGCKEKAIFIPAEETTPTDAIEHLLEGTINMINYLFAQEKSFLLVLTSDSKDKKSVLEIPVVCEFSDIRVKSSDVSKTAFRTRYGHYEFLVMPFGVTNAPAVFMDYMNRVFQPYLDQFVVIFIDDILIYSRTIEEHMEHLRIVLSVLREKQLFAKFSKCELWMSEVKFL from the exons ATGATTATCTCGTCGGCTACGGACGATGTAGTAGAAGCTCGAGAAATTTGCAAGGAGTGTTCTATTACCTTCAATGGTCGTAGGTTCGTGATTGATCTCATTTGTCTACCTCTTAAGAAGATCGATGTAGTACTTGGTATGGACTGGTTGTCAGCTAACTCGGTTTACATCGGTTGTAAAGAGAAGGCTATCTTCATTCCTGCTGAGGAGACTACACCAACCGATGCCATTGAACATCTTCTTGAAGGTACAATTAACATGATCAATTACCTTTTTGCTCAAGAGAAGTCTTTCCTTTTGGTTCTTACGTCGGACtccaaggacaagaagagtgTATTGGAGATTCCGGTTGTGTGTGAATTTTCCGAt attcgggttaaGAGTTCGGATGTATCTAAGACCGCTTTTAGGACGAGATACGGTCATTATGAGTTCTTGGTTATGCCATTCGGGGTAACCAATGCTCCTGCTGTCTTTATGGATTACATGAACCGGGTGTTTCAACCATATTTGGATCAGTTCGTGGTAATCTTTATAGACGACATATTGATATACTCTCGGACTATCGAAGAGCACATggagcatttgaggattgtgttgtCGGTTCTCAGAGAAAAGCAGTTGTTTGCGAAGTTTAGTAAGTGTGAGTTATGGATGTCCGAAGTTAAGTTTCTTTGA